A stretch of the Chrysiogenia bacterium genome encodes the following:
- a CDS encoding 1-acyl-sn-glycerol-3-phosphate acyltransferase: protein MLPRFNIFVEWLCRWYLSRVSVSQRFLSKSRELRESGTVFYVVRDRSYLETLAANYLFRTHDVPLVPFAGNLRLWRFGPLARLLGMARDGLLRVLRLAPGRTKYRERLQRVVRRQENGLIFLKRGKTVLWEFFEGNDPFSILLEEARYTSRPLYLLPQFMILDMTPTPTKPHVGTRLFGSADEPSVLRKMWQVLKASRSSKLECGDPVCVQEFLQANPGLSEGDLVRKLKLALLEEFEAERKVFAGPRLRSRLDLKSELLRAPQLYDFMLAQAEREGTTKEEILKRADKIIEKMASDPVLAYALALKHVLFWGLDKTYESVQIDYEGLERVKAALKRGPVILLPNHSSHVDYLLISCLFNQEHLQLPQIAAGDNLTFWPMGHIFRKSSAFFIRRSFRGDRLYTQVFDTYLTYLLSEGFAIEFFIEGTRSRAGKLRQPQFGMLSRMVASYFEGHAPGLTFIPVGMDYERIFEENTYRREQQGAAKKKESATSLLSLPRALNEPRGHMYLRFGQEIDMEDFCRESGLNVSAANGRREVTRNLGVEILHRIQDARTVTATALLTAGILTEAHATLGHSEAVRRALFFREVLASRAINMGVGVSPADSDAQVGEAIAAAAGRLITAEVLSLQAQDGEDVYSVVPEQYLILDYYRNSLVNPLVDLSLVAHLMHGREGQHVAADDLRRDFDFLMNVLQKEVVTRFTDLDQAVQKLLEMGVVRGSTEALEVADETALLLLSGLTRAILDGYLCVASAFSTLAGEPIDKVALLELLELEQQKLHEAGRISRDDLLTVSLRDQAFDMMVDTAMLDRREQRGDDDGRKSVEYAVKNADAVDEVFARLGAILQRSPLRAPEISEQKTEAEPARVRLQG from the coding sequence ATGCTTCCTCGGTTCAACATCTTTGTCGAATGGCTCTGCCGCTGGTACCTCTCGCGGGTGTCGGTGAGCCAGCGCTTTCTCTCGAAATCCCGCGAGCTGCGTGAATCGGGCACCGTCTTCTACGTCGTTCGCGACCGCAGCTATCTCGAAACCCTGGCGGCCAACTATCTGTTCCGCACCCACGATGTGCCGCTGGTTCCCTTCGCCGGGAATTTGAGGCTCTGGCGCTTCGGCCCATTGGCCCGCCTGCTGGGGATGGCACGCGACGGGCTGCTGCGCGTCCTTCGTCTGGCGCCGGGACGAACGAAATACCGCGAGCGCCTCCAGCGCGTGGTTCGTCGCCAGGAAAACGGGCTGATCTTTCTCAAGCGTGGCAAGACCGTCCTCTGGGAATTCTTCGAGGGCAACGACCCATTCTCCATCCTGCTCGAAGAAGCCCGCTACACCTCCCGCCCGCTCTACCTGCTTCCGCAGTTCATGATTCTCGATATGACGCCCACGCCGACCAAACCGCACGTCGGCACGCGGCTCTTCGGCAGCGCCGATGAACCGAGCGTGCTGCGCAAGATGTGGCAGGTGCTCAAGGCCTCGCGCAGCTCCAAGCTCGAATGCGGCGACCCCGTCTGCGTGCAGGAGTTTCTGCAGGCCAACCCGGGCCTCTCCGAAGGCGACCTGGTGCGCAAGCTCAAGCTCGCCCTGCTGGAGGAATTCGAGGCCGAGCGCAAGGTCTTCGCCGGGCCGCGCCTTCGCAGTCGCCTGGATCTCAAGAGCGAACTGCTGCGCGCCCCCCAGCTCTATGACTTCATGCTCGCGCAGGCTGAGCGCGAGGGGACGACCAAGGAAGAAATTCTCAAGCGCGCCGACAAGATCATCGAAAAGATGGCCTCCGACCCGGTGCTGGCCTACGCGCTCGCGCTCAAGCACGTGCTGTTCTGGGGCCTCGACAAGACCTACGAGAGCGTGCAGATCGACTACGAGGGGCTGGAGCGGGTAAAAGCCGCGCTCAAGCGGGGGCCGGTCATCCTGCTGCCCAACCATTCGAGCCACGTGGACTACCTGCTGATCTCGTGCCTGTTCAATCAGGAGCATTTGCAGCTCCCCCAGATCGCGGCCGGCGACAACCTGACCTTCTGGCCCATGGGCCACATCTTCCGAAAGAGCAGCGCCTTCTTTATCCGGCGCAGCTTCCGCGGCGACCGGCTCTACACGCAGGTCTTCGATACCTACCTGACGTATCTACTCAGTGAGGGATTCGCCATCGAGTTCTTCATCGAGGGAACCCGATCGCGCGCGGGCAAGTTGCGACAGCCCCAGTTCGGGATGCTCTCGCGCATGGTGGCCAGCTACTTCGAGGGGCACGCCCCCGGGCTGACCTTCATTCCCGTCGGCATGGACTACGAGCGCATCTTTGAAGAGAACACCTACCGGCGCGAGCAGCAGGGCGCGGCCAAGAAGAAGGAGAGCGCGACCTCTCTGCTTTCCCTGCCGCGCGCGCTCAATGAACCGCGCGGCCACATGTATCTGCGTTTCGGCCAGGAAATCGACATGGAGGATTTCTGCCGCGAGAGTGGGCTCAACGTCTCGGCCGCCAACGGGCGCCGGGAAGTGACCCGCAACCTGGGCGTCGAGATCCTCCACCGCATTCAGGACGCCCGCACCGTGACGGCCACCGCGCTGCTCACGGCGGGGATTTTGACCGAAGCGCACGCCACCCTGGGCCATTCCGAGGCCGTGCGCCGCGCGCTGTTCTTCCGTGAAGTGCTCGCCTCGCGCGCCATCAACATGGGCGTGGGCGTGAGTCCCGCCGATTCCGACGCCCAGGTCGGCGAGGCCATTGCCGCAGCGGCCGGCCGCCTCATCACGGCCGAGGTGCTGTCCCTGCAGGCGCAGGACGGCGAGGACGTCTACTCCGTTGTGCCCGAGCAGTATCTGATTCTCGATTACTACCGCAATTCGCTGGTGAACCCGCTCGTCGACCTCTCGCTGGTGGCGCACCTGATGCACGGGCGCGAGGGGCAACACGTTGCTGCCGACGATTTGCGCCGCGACTTCGACTTCCTGATGAACGTCCTCCAGAAGGAAGTTGTTACCCGGTTCACGGACCTCGATCAGGCCGTGCAGAAATTGCTGGAGATGGGTGTGGTGCGCGGAAGCACGGAAGCTCTGGAAGTAGCCGATGAAACCGCGCTGCTGCTGCTCTCGGGCCTCACACGGGCGATTCTCGATGGCTATCTCTGCGTGGCCAGCGCATTCTCGACGCTGGCGGGCGAGCCCATCGACAAGGTGGCGCTTCTTGAGCTGCTGGAACTCGAGCAGCAGAAACTCCACGAAGCAGGGCGCATTTCCCGCGACGATCTGCTGACCGTCTCGCTGCGCGATCAGGCCTTTGACATGATGGTGGACACCGCCATGCTCGACCGGCGCGAACAGCGGGGTGATGACGATGGACGCAAGTCAGTGGAATATGCGGTAAAGAATGCCGACGCGGTGGACGAGGTCTTTGCCCGCCTGGGCGCGATCCTTCAGCGCAGCCCGCTTCGCGCCCCCGAAATCAGCGAGCAAAAAACGGAGGCGGAACCGGCTCGGGTTCGTCTGCAAGGATGA
- a CDS encoding Hsp70 family protein has protein sequence MASVVLGIDLGTTNTCVAVWEAGKPRVISSVDGTNTIPSAVALTDSGEWLVGSAALRQRVAKPTRTVTEAKRLLGRGADEIARLQPIYPFTLAPHKGNVGVKIGEKEYSIPELSAVVLDHVKERAEKVLGVPIKEAVITVPAHFNERQRQATRDAGLIAGLKVRKIISEPTAAAVAYGMGRGEGKKVLVFDLGGGTFDVTVIHVKDKSFKVLATGGDAKLGGADFDTLLVDFLVDQFIKQHPGVDPRQVPESLSRLQEAAEKAKCELSTTVQSPINLPFIAVVNGQPAHLETTVNRAFFEQLAHPLIARCITAMKNTLGDAKLKFMDINEVLLVGGMTRMPKIAAEVQTLTGKPPSKGINPDEAVAVGAATVGQWIAEDAKQELIDVVPLPLGLTLSGGRFGVLVQKNTPLPVKVTKPYTTSKDKQRKIKIHVRQGESEEAKENILLGAFNLILADEQPKGKPKIEVTFELDKDGILNVTAEDKQAGKRGKVLIRPQEDEAIGIEEEIRKAEVDTAAFDKAKKELAAVEGLFAQLGGGISGAERADIDGKLRALRSAIVEQNLPEVNKLLPEVTQLGAAHMAKLRGG, from the coding sequence ATGGCATCTGTTGTACTAGGCATTGATCTGGGGACCACCAACACCTGCGTGGCCGTATGGGAAGCGGGCAAGCCCCGTGTGATCTCTTCGGTCGACGGGACGAACACGATTCCCAGCGCCGTCGCCCTCACCGATAGCGGCGAGTGGCTCGTGGGCTCGGCGGCCCTGCGCCAGAGGGTGGCCAAACCCACGCGCACCGTGACGGAGGCCAAGCGCCTGCTCGGACGTGGCGCCGACGAGATCGCCAGGCTCCAGCCGATCTATCCCTTCACGCTCGCCCCCCACAAGGGGAACGTCGGCGTGAAGATCGGTGAGAAGGAATACTCGATTCCCGAGCTCTCGGCCGTGGTCCTCGATCATGTCAAAGAGCGCGCCGAAAAGGTGCTCGGCGTTCCCATCAAGGAAGCCGTCATCACGGTGCCCGCCCATTTTAATGAGCGCCAGCGCCAGGCCACCCGCGACGCCGGCCTGATCGCCGGGCTCAAGGTTCGCAAGATCATCAGCGAGCCCACCGCCGCGGCGGTCGCCTACGGCATGGGCCGCGGCGAGGGCAAGAAGGTCCTGGTCTTCGACCTTGGCGGTGGCACCTTCGACGTGACGGTCATTCACGTCAAGGACAAGTCCTTCAAGGTTCTTGCCACCGGCGGTGATGCCAAGCTCGGCGGCGCCGACTTCGATACGCTGCTCGTCGATTTCCTGGTGGACCAGTTCATCAAGCAACATCCGGGCGTGGATCCCCGCCAGGTTCCCGAGAGCCTCTCGCGTCTGCAGGAAGCGGCCGAGAAGGCCAAGTGCGAGCTCTCCACCACGGTGCAGAGCCCCATCAATCTGCCGTTCATCGCGGTGGTCAACGGCCAGCCCGCGCACCTTGAGACCACTGTCAACCGCGCCTTCTTCGAGCAGCTTGCCCATCCGCTCATCGCCCGTTGCATCACTGCGATGAAGAACACGCTCGGCGACGCCAAGCTCAAGTTCATGGACATCAACGAAGTGCTGCTCGTGGGCGGCATGACGCGCATGCCGAAGATCGCGGCGGAGGTGCAGACCCTCACCGGCAAGCCCCCCTCGAAGGGAATCAATCCCGATGAGGCGGTGGCCGTGGGCGCCGCGACGGTGGGGCAGTGGATTGCCGAGGACGCCAAGCAGGAACTCATCGACGTGGTACCGCTGCCGCTCGGACTCACGCTCTCGGGCGGTCGCTTCGGCGTGCTCGTGCAGAAGAACACCCCGCTGCCGGTGAAGGTGACCAAGCCCTACACCACCTCCAAGGACAAGCAGCGCAAGATCAAGATCCACGTCCGCCAGGGCGAGAGTGAAGAGGCCAAGGAGAATATCCTGCTCGGCGCGTTCAACCTGATCCTCGCCGACGAGCAGCCCAAGGGAAAACCCAAGATCGAGGTGACCTTCGAACTCGACAAAGACGGCATCCTCAACGTCACGGCCGAGGACAAACAGGCCGGCAAGCGCGGCAAGGTGCTCATTCGTCCCCAGGAAGACGAAGCCATCGGCATCGAGGAAGAGATCCGCAAGGCCGAGGTCGATACCGCCGCATTCGACAAGGCGAAAAAAGAACTGGCCGCGGTCGAGGGCCTCTTCGCCCAGCTCGGCGGCGGCATTTCCGGTGCCGAGCGCGCCGACATCGACGGCAAGCTCCGGGCGCTTCGCAGCGCCATCGTCGAGCAGAACCTGCCCGAGGTAAACAAGCTCCTGCCCGAGGTCACCCAGCTCGGCGCCGCCCACATGGCCAAGCTCCGCGGCGGGTGA
- a CDS encoding TolC family protein, whose protein sequence is MKRLPAVLLWFALLVIAAPVAAQESAADPASNEPASEVAAEAATEAPVSKQSVFSDAGSRLPLNLARAIELALDNNEEIMISRIDFDRSVADVTQSLGRFDPIFSVTTAYQDSTTPQPNLFNPTNPIVDEKTFDLNFALSGALSTGTKYSLNVTNQRSESTSGFVLLSPQYETTVNAKLTQPLLQGFGLGVNMGNVVIARTQRKISAQQFNIEISERILEVIQAYWELAYALENLNNQRDSLKVATDLVRIAENRVRVKLDPPIALTQAREGAARREENVVIAENQVGLAEDNLKRILGLTKNNEQLNAKIELVDEGETETVLPSADEAIQLARRRRPDYEIARLTYENLDISSRLARNAKLPQLDLSVEGGLVGLAGDVAPKSTSINAIPLNTQFGGEFGRTYEQIFDADTPYWKVSATFSIALGSRETQAKLRKAILDQQLALENFKIHDTEILMQVRRAMRDVLTNAKRIRTTEVGQELAEENLAAERRRYEVGLSTSFDVLEQEEKANTARSAYQRAIADYNNSIATYRFSVGTLLETYDIILADEPEPVPPPFFAR, encoded by the coding sequence TTGAAACGACTTCCGGCAGTTCTGCTCTGGTTTGCGTTGCTTGTCATCGCCGCTCCCGTCGCGGCGCAGGAAAGCGCGGCCGATCCCGCTTCGAACGAGCCCGCGAGTGAAGTGGCAGCCGAGGCGGCGACCGAGGCTCCGGTCAGCAAGCAAAGCGTGTTCTCGGACGCCGGCTCGCGCCTGCCGCTCAACCTGGCGCGCGCAATCGAGCTGGCCCTCGACAACAATGAAGAGATTATGATCAGCCGGATCGACTTCGATCGCTCCGTCGCCGACGTGACCCAGAGCCTGGGGCGCTTCGATCCCATCTTCAGCGTGACCACCGCCTACCAGGACTCGACGACGCCCCAGCCCAACCTGTTCAATCCGACCAACCCGATCGTCGATGAAAAGACCTTTGATCTGAACTTCGCCCTCTCGGGCGCGCTCTCGACCGGCACGAAGTATTCGCTCAACGTCACCAACCAGCGCTCCGAGAGTACCAGCGGCTTCGTGCTGCTCTCGCCCCAGTACGAGACTACGGTCAACGCCAAGCTGACCCAGCCCCTGCTGCAGGGCTTTGGCCTCGGCGTGAACATGGGCAACGTGGTGATCGCGCGCACCCAGCGCAAGATCTCCGCCCAGCAGTTCAACATCGAGATTTCCGAGCGAATTCTGGAAGTGATTCAGGCCTATTGGGAACTGGCCTACGCCCTGGAAAACCTGAACAACCAGCGCGACTCGCTCAAGGTGGCAACTGACCTGGTGCGCATCGCGGAGAACCGCGTGCGCGTCAAGCTCGACCCGCCCATCGCCCTGACCCAGGCGCGTGAGGGCGCGGCCCGCCGCGAAGAGAACGTCGTCATTGCCGAAAACCAGGTCGGCCTTGCCGAGGACAACCTCAAGCGCATCCTGGGCCTGACCAAGAACAATGAACAGCTCAATGCGAAGATCGAGCTGGTCGATGAAGGTGAAACCGAGACGGTCCTGCCCAGCGCCGACGAGGCGATTCAGCTCGCCCGCCGCCGCCGCCCGGACTACGAGATCGCGCGCCTGACCTATGAGAATCTGGACATCAGCTCGCGGCTGGCGCGCAATGCCAAGCTCCCCCAGCTCGACCTGAGCGTGGAGGGCGGCCTGGTGGGCCTTGCCGGCGATGTGGCGCCCAAGTCGACCTCGATCAACGCCATTCCGCTCAACACCCAGTTCGGCGGCGAATTCGGTCGGACCTATGAACAGATCTTCGATGCCGACACCCCCTACTGGAAGGTCAGTGCCACCTTCTCCATCGCGCTCGGCTCGCGCGAGACGCAGGCCAAGCTGCGCAAGGCCATACTCGACCAGCAGCTCGCGCTGGAGAATTTCAAGATTCACGACACGGAGATTCTCATGCAGGTGCGCCGCGCGATGCGCGACGTGCTGACCAATGCCAAGCGCATTCGCACGACCGAAGTCGGGCAGGAGCTGGCCGAGGAAAACCTGGCGGCCGAGCGCCGCCGCTATGAGGTGGGGCTCTCGACGAGCTTCGATGTGCTGGAGCAGGAAGAGAAAGCCAACACCGCACGCAGCGCCTACCAGCGCGCCATTGCCGATTACAACAACTCCATCGCGACCTACCGCTTCTCGGTGGGCACGCTGCTGGAGACCTACGACATCATCCTTGCAGACGAACCCGAGCCGGTTCCGCCTCCGTTTTTTGCTCGCTGA